From a single Brassica oleracea var. oleracea cultivar TO1000 chromosome C5, BOL, whole genome shotgun sequence genomic region:
- the LOC106344747 gene encoding uncharacterized protein LOC106344747, with protein sequence MESWTDVNVEWNDVPEFDPWTPDSPDFDSDGEDRRERNDYNIEKEAMDFVDEHPVKHNLYPDIEDNEDEEGKEIQRTIYRRNNIRRGNGELYVRQVFISGFAFKETVLDYALKTGLNIKQNRYDKTKIAFVCVGKGCSWRIFCSSSEKSPNKWQVKILKKDHTCVPTGTCEMLKVPQLARLFVDKIREEPEYFMPMKIEQLVMEKWKISVSRPQCQHARNKALRWIEREYDEQFGWLRDYCSEIRSSNANSSVELDCLKNDDGIHVFNRFYVCFDVLRRNWKETCRPLIGVDGCFLKSRMKGQLLVALGRDGDKAIYLIAWTVVQVENKVNWLWFVEKIKVDLGLDEGDGYVMVSDRQKGLIAAVKRALPYNDADYKANLLEIERYDQNVYDDVMKTKPEKWCRAFHKLGPNCEDVENNSTESFNNSIGKTRDKPFVPMLETIARLAMVRIAKRDVICTSHEGICTPYVTEMLETLHEKASLCTVIPSTNQTFGATTNGCQHRVSLENRTCSCRRWEITGIPCEHAYGVMLSKGLEAQDYVVHWFRTSTWRRTYAERIVPLRGAKFWPVGPEPSIIEPEIPDQPGRKNVTKTDKKRKRGVNESPSKKKEKFLKRIMHCGVCVAPNHNSRFHKKNPKKPFVSGESSQPEASKGVSTQPTQPTQLEK encoded by the exons ATGGAGTCATGGACTGATGTGAATGTTGAGTGGAATGATGTACCAGAGTTCGACCCGTGGACTCCCGATTCTCCTGATTTTGACTCTGATGGTGAAGATCGAAGAGAGCGTAACGACTACAACATTGAGAAAGAAGCCATGGACTTTGTTGATGAACATCCAGTGAAGCATAACTTGTATCCAGACATTGAAGATAATGAAGATGAAGAGGGAAAAGAAATTCAAAGGACTATCTACAGGCGCAATAATATTAGGAGAGGCAACGGGGAGTTGTATGTTAGGCAAGTGTTCATCAGTGGATTTGCGTTTAAGGAAACAGTGCTCGACTATGCTCTGAAAACAGGTCTGAACATCAAACAGAATCGATATGACAAGACAAAGATTGCATTTGTATGTGTAGGCAAAGGTTGCTCTTGGCGCATTTTCTGCTCTTCCTCAGAAAAGTCTCCCAACAAGTGGCAGGTGAAGATATTGAAAAAGGATCATACCTGTGTTCCTACGGGTACTTGCGAGATGCTTAAAGTTCCACAATTAGCTCGCTTGTTTGTTGACAAGATCAGAGAAGAACCAGAGTATTTCATGCCCATGAAGATTGAGCAGCTAGTCATGGAGAAATGGAAGATCAGTGTTAGTAGGCCGCAATGCCAACATGCTAGGAACAAGGCCCTTAGATGGATTGAAAGAGAGTATGATGAGCAGTTTGGATGGCTGAGGGATTACTGCTCTGAGATAAGAAGCTCCAATGCTAATTCTTCTGTTGAGCTTGATTGCCTAAAAAATGATGATGGGATACACGTTTTCAACAGATTTTATGTCTGTTTTGACGTTCTGAGGAGAAACTGGAAGGAAACGTGCAGGCCACTAATTGGAGTAGATGGTTGTTTCTTGAAGTCTAGGATGAAAGGGCAGCTTCTAGTGGCTTTGGGTCGTGATGGGGATAAGGCCATTTACCTTATCGCATGGACTGTGGTACAAGTAGAGAACAAAGTCAATTGGTTGTGGTTTGTGGAAAAGATCAAGGTTGATCTAGGACTAGACGAAGGAGATGGTTATGTTATGGTTTCAGATCGTCAAAAGGGATTGATTGCAGCTGTGAAGAGGGCACTACC CTACAATGACGCTGATTACAAAGCAAATCTCTTAGAGATTGAGCGGTATGATCAAAATGTTTATGATGACGTTATGAAAACAAAGCCAGAGAAGTGGTGTAGAGCATTCCACAAGCTTGGACCTAACTGTGAAGATGTCGAGAACAACTCCACTGAATCTTTCAACAACTCCATAGGTAAAACCCGAGACAAGCCCTTTGTGCCTATGTTGGAGACAATAGCTCGCTTGGCGATGGTTCGTATAGCGAAAAGGGATGTTATTTGCACCAGCCACGAAGGGATTTGCACACCGTATGTCACTGAGATGCTCGAGACTTTGCATGAGAAAGCCTCTTTATGCACGGTTATACCGTCTACCAACCAGACATTTGGAGCTACTACTAATGGCTGTCAACATAGGGTGAGCTTGGAAAATAGAACTTGTAGTTGCAGGAGATGGGAGATTACAGGGATTCCTTGTGAACACGCCTATGGAGTTATGTTGTCGAAAGGTTTAGAGGCTCAAGACTATGTTGTTCACTGGTTTCGGACAAGTACATGGAGGCGTACATATGCTGAAAGGATTGTGCCATTGCGTGGAGCAAAGTTCTGGCCTGTAGGACCGGAACCATCTATAATTGAACCTGAGATCCCAGATCAACCAGGCCGTAAGAATGTGACTAAAACGGATAAAAAGAGAAAGAGAGGAGTCAATGAATCACCATCGAAGAAAAAAGAGAAGTTCTTGAAGCGGATTATGCACTGTGGGGTATGTGTTGCTCCTAATCATAACTCCAGGTTCCATAAGAAGAATCCGAAAAAG CCTTTTGTGAGTGGTGAATCTTCTCAGCCTGAAGCCTCTAAAGGTGTTTCTACTCAACCCACTCAACCCACTCAGCTTGAGAAGTGA
- the LOC106294418 gene encoding uncharacterized protein At4g04775-like, with protein sequence MSNESGNSSGVSSARARGRVVGVPKRCWCGELVIPLMSKSTANPNRRYFRCAFAVEKKLSNDNHAYKWVDEALLDEVEALSFRIGRLEQTILSERMEEERKKFEVFELKLETDICARMEDVVSEAKCEVKKALVLVF encoded by the exons ATGAGTAATGAATCTGGAAATTCGAGTGGAGTCTCTAGCGCTCGAGCAAGAGGTCGCGTTGTTGGTGTGCCAAAGAGATGTTGGTGTGGAGAATTAGTTATCCCCTTGATGTCGAAGTCAACCGCAAATCCTAACAGGAGATACTTTCGGTGTGCTTTTGCGGTGGAGAAAAAG TTGAGTAATGATAATCACGCTTACAAATGGGTTGATGAGGCATTGTTGGATGAGGTTGAAGCATTGTCATTTAGGATAGGGAGACTTGAACAAACAATTCTTTCTGAGCGTATGGAAGAAGAGAGGAAGAAATTTGAAGTGTTTGAATTGAAGTTAGAGACCGATATTTGTGCAAGAATGGAAGATGTTGTGAGTGAAGCCAAATGCGAAGTCAAGAAAGCGCTGGTGCTTGTTTTTTAG